From one Synechocystis sp. PCC 6803 substr. PCC-P genomic stretch:
- the ilvC gene encoding ketol-acid reductoisomerase: protein MARMYYDQDANLDLLAGKTVAIIGYGSQGHAHALNLKDSGVNVVVGLYSGSKSVAKAEGAGLKVLSVAEAAKAADLIMILLPDEVQKTVYEAEIAPNLVAGNVLLFAHGFNINFAQIVPPADVDVVMAAPKGPGHLVRRTYEQGQGVPALFAVYQDASGQARDYAMAYAKGIGGTRAGILETTFREETETDLFGEQVVLCGGLTALIKAGFDTLVEAGYQPELAYFECLHEVKLIVDLIVEGGLAKMRDSISNTAEYGDLTRGPRIVTEETKAEMRQILDEIQSGQFAREFVLENQAGKPGFTAMRRRESEELIEEVGKDLRAMFSWLKDR, encoded by the coding sequence ATGGCTCGTATGTATTACGATCAGGATGCCAATCTTGACCTCTTAGCCGGAAAAACCGTGGCTATTATCGGCTATGGCTCCCAAGGTCACGCCCATGCGCTCAACCTCAAGGATAGTGGCGTTAACGTGGTCGTCGGGCTATACAGTGGCAGTAAATCCGTTGCCAAAGCAGAAGGAGCTGGGCTAAAAGTTTTATCTGTGGCTGAAGCAGCCAAAGCGGCGGATTTGATTATGATTCTCCTGCCCGATGAAGTGCAAAAAACCGTTTACGAAGCAGAAATCGCCCCTAACCTCGTGGCCGGAAACGTGCTGTTATTTGCCCACGGCTTCAACATTAACTTTGCCCAGATTGTTCCCCCCGCCGATGTGGACGTAGTTATGGCCGCTCCTAAGGGGCCTGGCCATCTGGTGCGTCGCACCTATGAACAAGGCCAGGGAGTACCGGCCTTATTTGCTGTGTACCAAGATGCTAGTGGCCAAGCTCGGGACTATGCTATGGCCTACGCTAAGGGCATTGGGGGGACCAGGGCCGGTATTTTAGAAACCACTTTCCGGGAAGAAACCGAAACCGATCTTTTTGGCGAACAGGTGGTGCTCTGTGGTGGTCTGACTGCTTTGATCAAAGCAGGATTCGATACCCTGGTGGAAGCTGGCTATCAGCCGGAATTGGCCTATTTTGAATGTCTCCACGAAGTTAAGTTAATTGTCGATTTGATTGTGGAAGGTGGCTTGGCGAAAATGCGAGACAGCATTTCCAATACCGCTGAATATGGCGATTTAACCCGGGGACCCCGCATTGTCACCGAAGAAACCAAGGCAGAAATGCGTCAAATTCTCGATGAAATCCAATCTGGTCAGTTTGCCCGGGAATTCGTGTTGGAAAATCAAGCTGGTAAACCTGGTTTCACCGCCATGCGTCGTCGGGAATCAGAAGAATTGATCGAAGAAGTGGGCAAAGACCTGCGGGCGATGTTCAGTTGGTTGAAAGACCGCTAA
- a CDS encoding DUF4346 domain-containing protein: MLALIDTVKSIDNQLSRRHIDLDPAGYWLVMVEREAGVLKVEHYSNDINDQGLAVDPETGEVIACQGGRKRLPSLTLTGRTAKELCVKIFEELESCPVTMLNHAAYLGRELMRAELALTGGGEYIQD, translated from the coding sequence ATGCTTGCCCTAATTGACACTGTTAAATCCATTGATAATCAGCTTTCCCGTCGTCATATTGACCTAGACCCCGCAGGTTATTGGTTGGTCATGGTGGAGCGGGAAGCTGGAGTGTTGAAGGTGGAGCACTACAGTAACGATATTAATGACCAGGGTTTGGCGGTGGATCCGGAAACGGGGGAAGTGATTGCCTGTCAAGGGGGGAGAAAAAGACTACCCAGTTTGACTTTAACTGGTCGCACTGCCAAGGAGTTGTGCGTGAAGATTTTTGAGGAGTTGGAATCCTGTCCAGTGACTATGCTCAACCATGCTGCTTACTTGGGTCGGGAATTGATGCGGGCGGAATTAGCTCTAACTGGGGGCGGAGAATATATTCAGGATTAG
- the hisA gene encoding 1-(5-phosphoribosyl)-5-[(5-phosphoribosylamino)methylideneamino]imidazole-4-carboxamide isomerase, with product MKILPAIDLLGGKCVRLYQGDYDQSQVYHEDPVEVARQWQAQGASRLHLVDLDGAKEGQPVNLTAIANIVEALTIPVQVGGGLRDRNRVKQLLDLGVGRVILGTIAVENPDLVGELCAEFPGQIVVGIDARNGKVATRGWLETSTVEAGELAQRMEKLGAAAIIYTDIHRDGTMQGPNLDALRQLASQLTIPVIASGGVSQVEDLLNLLSLESLGVNGVIIGKALYTGDIQLAEAIRAVGNGRWQDVPPLDFPRLG from the coding sequence ATGAAAATTTTACCGGCGATCGATCTGCTAGGTGGCAAGTGTGTGCGCCTCTATCAAGGGGATTATGACCAGTCCCAGGTGTACCACGAAGATCCGGTGGAAGTAGCCCGCCAGTGGCAAGCCCAGGGAGCTAGTCGTTTGCATTTAGTCGATCTTGATGGAGCTAAGGAAGGACAACCAGTTAACCTAACGGCGATCGCCAATATTGTTGAAGCCCTAACCATTCCTGTACAGGTAGGCGGAGGCTTAAGGGATAGAAACCGGGTCAAACAATTGCTGGATTTGGGGGTGGGCCGAGTTATTCTAGGTACGATCGCCGTGGAAAATCCTGACTTAGTGGGGGAATTATGTGCCGAATTTCCTGGGCAAATTGTGGTGGGTATTGATGCCCGCAATGGCAAAGTGGCCACTAGGGGGTGGTTAGAAACTTCTACGGTGGAAGCGGGGGAATTGGCCCAACGCATGGAAAAGCTAGGAGCGGCGGCCATTATCTACACTGATATTCACCGGGATGGCACAATGCAGGGGCCCAACTTAGATGCTCTGCGACAATTAGCTAGTCAGTTAACCATTCCAGTGATTGCATCGGGGGGAGTCAGCCAAGTAGAAGACCTGTTGAATCTGCTTAGCTTGGAAAGTCTGGGGGTCAATGGAGTCATCATCGGCAAAGCCCTTTACACCGGGGACATTCAGTTGGCAGAAGCAATCCGGGCAGTGGGCAATGGTCGCTGGCAAGATGTGCCGCCGTTGGACTTTCCCCGTTTGGGCTAG
- the nadB gene encoding L-aspartate oxidase, whose product MGANQFDVVVVGSGAAGLYACLCLPGHYRVALVTKAELKTGASDWAQGGIAAAIAPTDSPQSHYEDTLAAGAGLCDGEAVDFLVNHAPQAIAELVQFGVSFDRHGQHLALTLEAAHSQPRVLHAADTTGRAIVSTLMGQVQARPNVEIFSQAIALSLNIEPTTGHCRGIQVFVNQTIETFHSRAVLLATGGGGQVFAQTTNPKVSTGDGIALAWRSGAQVRDLEFFQFHPTALTKPGVPHFLISEAVRGEGAHLLDRQGKRFAFDYHPRGELAPRDVVSRAIFQHLANTEKDPTQATVFLDLSPIEPERIQRRFPNIIRRCLHWGVDIFREPIPVAPAAHYWMGGITTDINCQTTIPGLYALGETASTGVHGANRLASNSLLECIVFASQLRNLSLPPLASSDSNVNQSIKEIRLDTTNDLALLNHWRSELPRLMWQTAGICRQAETLQMAIAKLEQWQEQWQQLSSSKLLAHLPEDQKISLSGPGLNEFMQLWAETHNLLDIAQLILTSALFREESRGGHYRLDCPDTKREWQSHTVIEGTRVFLQPSQSQD is encoded by the coding sequence ATGGGGGCAAATCAGTTCGATGTGGTGGTGGTGGGCTCCGGAGCGGCAGGCCTTTATGCCTGTCTTTGTTTGCCTGGTCATTACCGTGTGGCTCTGGTTACCAAGGCGGAACTGAAAACGGGGGCCAGTGATTGGGCCCAGGGAGGGATTGCGGCCGCTATTGCCCCGACGGATTCTCCCCAATCTCACTACGAAGATACCTTAGCTGCTGGAGCGGGTTTATGTGATGGGGAAGCGGTGGATTTCCTAGTGAATCATGCCCCCCAGGCGATCGCCGAGTTGGTGCAGTTCGGTGTTAGTTTTGATCGCCATGGGCAGCATCTGGCTTTAACGTTGGAGGCGGCCCATTCCCAACCGAGGGTACTCCATGCGGCGGACACTACGGGGCGGGCCATTGTTTCGACGTTGATGGGACAGGTGCAAGCTCGGCCCAATGTGGAAATTTTTTCCCAGGCGATCGCCCTGTCTTTAAATATTGAGCCAACAACGGGCCATTGTCGGGGCATTCAGGTTTTTGTCAATCAAACCATTGAAACTTTCCACTCCCGAGCGGTGTTATTGGCCACCGGGGGCGGCGGTCAAGTGTTTGCCCAAACTACCAATCCCAAAGTTAGTACTGGTGACGGCATTGCCCTCGCTTGGCGATCGGGGGCCCAGGTGCGGGATTTAGAATTCTTTCAATTTCATCCCACCGCTTTAACTAAACCGGGTGTGCCCCATTTTTTGATCAGTGAAGCAGTGCGGGGGGAAGGGGCCCATCTGCTCGATCGCCAGGGGAAAAGATTTGCTTTTGATTACCATCCCAGGGGAGAACTAGCTCCCAGGGACGTGGTTAGTCGGGCAATTTTCCAACATTTAGCCAATACAGAAAAAGATCCCACCCAAGCCACTGTTTTTTTGGATCTGAGTCCCATTGAGCCGGAGCGCATCCAAAGGCGTTTTCCCAATATTATTCGCCGTTGTTTGCACTGGGGGGTGGACATTTTTCGTGAACCAATTCCCGTTGCCCCAGCGGCCCATTATTGGATGGGGGGCATTACCACAGATATTAATTGTCAAACCACTATTCCAGGCTTGTATGCGTTGGGGGAAACCGCCAGCACTGGGGTCCATGGAGCCAATCGCCTGGCCAGTAATTCTCTGCTGGAATGCATTGTTTTTGCTAGTCAATTAAGAAATTTGAGCTTACCGCCCCTTGCCTCCAGTGACTCCAACGTTAATCAATCGATAAAGGAAATTCGACTAGACACCACCAATGACCTAGCCCTCCTAAACCATTGGCGCAGTGAATTACCTCGCTTGATGTGGCAAACCGCCGGCATTTGTCGCCAAGCTGAAACTCTCCAAATGGCGATCGCCAAATTGGAACAATGGCAAGAACAATGGCAGCAGCTCAGCAGCAGTAAGCTTTTAGCTCACCTACCAGAGGATCAAAAAATTAGCCTAAGTGGCCCAGGGCTGAATGAATTTATGCAGTTGTGGGCCGAAACCCATAATCTGCTGGATATAGCACAATTAATTTTGACTAGTGCCCTCTTTCGGGAGGAAAGCCGGGGGGGACATTATCGGTTAGATTGTCCTGATACCAAAAGAGAATGGCAAAGCCACACTGTCATTGAAGGAACGAGGGTTTTTCTCCAACCCAGCCAGAGTCAAGACTAA
- the psaK gene encoding photosystem I reaction center subunit PsaK, whose amino-acid sequence MFNTALLLAQASPTTAGWSLSVGIIMCLCNVFAFVIGYFAIQKTGKGKDLALPQLASKKTFGLPELLATMSFGHILGAGMVLGLASSGIL is encoded by the coding sequence ATGTTTAATACTGCTCTGCTTTTAGCCCAGGCTAGTCCCACCACCGCTGGTTGGAGCCTTTCGGTGGGCATTATCATGTGCCTTTGTAATGTGTTTGCTTTTGTGATTGGCTACTTTGCCATCCAAAAAACCGGTAAGGGTAAGGACTTGGCTCTGCCCCAGTTGGCGTCGAAGAAAACCTTTGGCTTGCCGGAATTGCTGGCTACCATGAGTTTCGGCCACATTTTAGGAGCAGGCATGGTGTTGGGTCTAGCTAGTAGTGGCATTCTCTAG
- the rpoD gene encoding RNA polymerase sigma factor RpoD, translated as MTQTKEPLTKAESAELEQEIELSQYINTDDIDDDDIDVEDLEQEVAATEGKEKKVRKIRKDAVKKKPYTEDSIRIYLQEIGRIRLLRAEEEIELARQIADLLELELIRDNLTLQLERQPSELEWGKQVWKLETAKQRLVGDKKKEPKKKDIDSYLANPDNELSLENEWSQQPNKNFAAFRRRLFLDRRAKDKMVQSNLRLVVSIAKKYMNRGLSFQDLIQEGSLGLIRAAEKFDHEKGYKFSTYATWWIRQAITRAIADQSRTIRLPVHLYETISRIKKTTKLLSQEMRRKPTEEEIAEKMEMTIEKLRFIAKSAQLPISLETPIGKEEDSRLGDFIEADGETPEDEVSKNLLREDLENVLDTLSPRERDVLRLRYGLDDGRMKTLEEIGQIFNVTRERIRQIEAKALRKLRHPNRNSILKEYIR; from the coding sequence ATGACCCAGACGAAAGAGCCACTCACCAAAGCTGAATCCGCCGAACTGGAGCAAGAAATAGAGCTAAGTCAATACATTAACACTGATGATATTGACGACGATGATATTGACGTAGAGGATTTAGAACAGGAAGTCGCCGCTACAGAAGGGAAGGAAAAAAAAGTCCGGAAAATTCGTAAGGACGCGGTTAAAAAGAAACCCTACACCGAAGACTCAATCCGTATCTATCTCCAGGAAATTGGCCGGATTCGTCTGCTCAGGGCCGAAGAAGAAATTGAACTAGCCCGTCAAATTGCCGACCTCCTCGAACTCGAGCTAATTCGGGACAACCTCACCCTTCAACTAGAACGCCAGCCCTCGGAACTGGAATGGGGTAAACAGGTCTGGAAGTTGGAAACCGCCAAACAACGGTTAGTAGGCGACAAGAAAAAAGAGCCGAAAAAGAAAGATATAGATAGTTACCTCGCCAATCCAGACAACGAATTAAGTCTGGAAAATGAATGGAGCCAACAGCCCAACAAAAATTTTGCCGCCTTCCGTCGTCGTCTTTTTCTGGATCGCCGAGCCAAAGACAAAATGGTGCAGTCTAACCTGCGGCTAGTAGTGTCCATTGCCAAAAAATATATGAATCGGGGTCTATCATTCCAAGATCTAATTCAGGAAGGTTCTCTAGGTTTAATCCGAGCTGCCGAAAAATTTGACCACGAAAAAGGTTACAAATTCTCCACCTATGCCACCTGGTGGATTCGCCAAGCCATCACCCGGGCGATCGCCGACCAATCTCGCACCATCCGCCTCCCCGTCCACCTCTACGAAACCATCTCCCGCATCAAAAAAACCACCAAACTCCTCTCCCAGGAAATGCGACGTAAACCCACCGAGGAAGAAATCGCCGAAAAAATGGAGATGACCATCGAAAAATTACGCTTCATCGCCAAATCCGCCCAACTTCCCATCTCCCTCGAAACCCCCATTGGGAAAGAAGAGGACTCCCGCCTAGGGGACTTCATCGAAGCCGACGGCGAAACCCCTGAGGATGAAGTATCCAAAAATCTGCTCCGGGAAGACCTGGAAAATGTCCTTGACACCCTCAGCCCCCGGGAACGAGACGTATTGCGTCTACGCTATGGCCTCGACGACGGCCGCATGAAGACCCTAGAAGAGATTGGGCAAATCTTTAACGTCACCCGGGAACGCATCCGTCAGATCGAAGCTAAAGCCCTGCGGAAACTGCGTCACCCTAACCGCAACAGCATCCTCAAGGAATATATCCGCTAA